From the genome of Setaria viridis chromosome 1, Setaria_viridis_v4.0, whole genome shotgun sequence:
CCGACgctgggtgtgtgtgtgtgtgtgtgtgtgtgtgtgtgtgtgtgtgtgtgtgtgtgtccttcTTGTTGATTGTTCCACTGCCTCTGAAAAAGCAAAAGTTCATCGATCATTCGATCGGATCGATCCAATAGCTTTGGGACGGCCAATGGATACACTGTTTGGAAAAGGGTTGATCACGACCGCTGTCGAGCCTGAACTGATCGAGCTTGTGATCAGTTTAGCTCGAGATAAGGGGGGACCTTCAAGTTTCAACACCAGGAATCACACATGATGTTCTCTCTCTAATAATAAAAGGAATCACACATGATACGTTCATGCTTCACCTTGCTTTGAACAAAGTTTTCGATTCCACGCCAATTCAGTAGCTTCCTCACATTGGGGGTGGCAGACGATACAGATACGCAGGCACGAGTTCTGCTTCGTGCATCAACATGTTTCTTTAGGAAAATAAATGATAGATAAGATGAGGAATGCCACGGCCGAGTCGATCAAGCTAGCTAGGGTCAGCAAAGATGGCGGATGACTGTTTGCAGCCAGCAAGTACGGCTGCATGCAAGCCGCGAGCTGGCCTGTCACGGCGTCACCTGTGGTCACTTGCAACTTTTCGTACAGAGGCAAAGCGGAGAGCCAGAGACCAAGCATCTTCCCGAAACAGTGCATCGAGGGCTTCCTGTCATCAGTCATCTGATGGGCAACTTCCCCTCTTATTTTTATGCCATGATCAGCTTTAAATGATTAAATCTAAGGCAGTGATTTGTTTTGCTGTTATTGTTCACTCGCACAAGATTTACGGGCCATTCGTTAGCCAATAAAATATTCATATGTTCTGTACTTTCATGTGCCCTGCCCATATTCCATAATAACATAAAACAAAACCTGTCTAGCATGATTCATCTCCGTTCAAATCGGATCTGCTTGTCACCATCTTCGAGTAGTTTGCTGTGGCTACCTTAAGCTACTCACACTATTTTGCAAAAGCCGAGTCAATTATCTCAATTACTGCCTCTGTTTTTAATTAAACATATGATGCAAAACAGTTTATTGTTAAATTAATTAGTTTATGCTAATCATAATATATTTAAGGATGAAGATAGTAGATGTGCAAAGTGGGCATCGATAAGTTTGTCAGATTCCTTACGGTAGAACTTTGCACCTAGGTTtgagtttttttcttcttctaagtcttatcatttttttttgcgtcTTTAGCTTATTATTCTTCCAGTAGTATGCAATCAGTTAGATCTTTGAAAATACACATATTTTGGCATGTTTGACATCaatgtttttctcttttttgaGAATTTGTAAAAAGAACACCACAAATATGTGTGTACATTATTTAGTCATTACACATCAAAaacttttttagaaaatggaatcaTGTTCCAACCTCTGCATGGATTACATGATCAGCTCACTGCTAAAACAGGACATAGAGAATTTCTAATAAAATTTACGTATGAACCAATTTGTACATAAAATTGAAGTGAATTTACGATGGAGCTAACCTATTTTGAGagataaaagaaatttactttaGACCGGATGTAGTAGGGTTTTTCTTTCACCGGTATAAAAGTAACTTTGCCAGAAGAAAACTGAAAATATACAGCTAGAATGCCATGTAAAGAATGCAATCGCAGCCTAACTATAGAAGAGATTAGGCAACAGATTAGCTATGAGGGGAGGTAAAGAGACTAGGGGAGCACAAGGACCCAACAAAGCACTTAATGCGACAGCAACCTAGCGGGGCCTGATTGTCGCTGGATATGCTCCACAGGTCCACATCAAATCCCACATTAGCGCATAATGCCCTGCACCGACCGTGACCccatttaactttttttttatgatttcTTCAATCCGGATGAACTAACTAAATCAACATGGACTGTTTAGGAGGAGGAATCCCACGGCTATTTAGTTGAGGGCAGAAAGTTAAAAAGCAAATCACTAAACAAATTGTAAGGTCATGTTTGGGAGAGCTTCCATAGCTGATTCTCTACTGAGAAGTAGCTCTATCAAACAATttttagagagaagtgattctctgctgattccgTGAAGTGATTCTTTGAAATGAACTAAAAGGCTAGGAGTTGAAAAGAGTAgtttctcctgattctgtgaagggATGCCCCAtcttgattttaagagtttacgctcgagaataaaaaagaatcacttTTATCAGAGAATCATAttctaccaaacagaccctaaactTGTCTTTTGAGAAATGGTCAAGTTTTACACCTGGGACATAGGTTGAGGTGTCATGGTGTAAAAATAGTTCAGGTTTATGAACGTCCTACGTGGCAAAGGCACGATGGTAGGAGCAAGGCATCCTGGGTGATACTGATTATGGGTTTTGGTTACTTGATGTGGATGGGATTGGTTGAGGGATGTTAGAGGGTTTGAGCTCATAACCCGTGAGAGGCGTGACGAGGCACACAACAATAACTCACTCCTCCAGTGTTGTGGCTATGGTAGAGTTTCTAGTGTAAAGTAGATGACGAGAAGAGTTGAATCAACATCAATCTACAGTCGAACAATATATTGTTTCATTAAAATAGAATTGTTTTTTAAAAGGAAAAGGAATAGCTAGGTGCAATACCACACTTGGCAACTCCGCAAGCTTCCTCGAAACAGCTGTATTATAGGTGAAGTAGGCACAATTCTTTAGTTGAAGAGGTATGATTTGATTCAATAATCTCCCCTAATCACCCGCAATTTAGGCTTCAACAATCAATAATACCTGATTTTGCTCACccaaaagccaaaaaaaaaatcgccATGATTACTTGCGGACTCGCCGATTTCCGGTGCCATCTCCACGTATGCGACTCAACTCGTCCGCACACAACTCTACCCGACAAGTCCTAGCGAATCAACCACCACCGGTTGTCCATTTGGTGGCTTTGACTTGCAGTGAGCAGCTATTTTGGTCACTGAAACATGGAAATGTAAAACTGCTAACAGTATCAATTCAAGGAAACATTACTATAAAATTTGATGCAGAGGAATCAAGGAACTAGACATGCACGATCTAGCTTGGCGATTGGATCCATTTGATCAAATATAGTTACCAAGAAAACTGACAGTACCATCTCAATTCATCAAACTCATGAGATGAGCAAAGCAAGATTGATCTCTTGTCAGAATGGCGTCCATTTTACAGCGGTCAGGCGGCCAACCAGAATCCCCAAAACAACCCGTTGAGAGACCTCACCTCACCGAAACCCCACAACTCGTGACCTGCTGAAACTGGATGATCTCCTGTTCCCTTCAAGCTTTGTACTTGTACCTGCTTTTGGTGCCTTTTGCCTCACCATTGTCGTCCTAGCTAGCTAACGTCTTGTCCACCTTCCCCTTTCCATCCTCCCAATCCCCCATACCTACTtctagaaaaaagaaagaagaagaaaagaaagaaagaaagaaacaagtcACTCATTTTGCAAGCGCCAAGCCAAGCAGTGTCGTTGTAGCTAGCTCTGTCCTCCTTTTGCTCCTCCCCTGATCTTCGGTGGTGGTAGCCTTTTTACAGCAATGGCGGCGTGGCACTCACAGCCCAAGCAGGATGTAGTAGACGAGCGTGATCGGCAGCGCGATGAGCATGCCAAAAATGACTCTGCaagcaggaaaaaaaaggggTGGGTTAGCAACAGGGCGCCTGTGTCAGCGGCGACTGCAGAGAGAATCTTTGAACAGATCGCGGTGTTCTTGGTTTTTGTCCGTGCTGGCGTCGTGTTCTCCGACACGGGGGGAAGTGGGGGGGCACTTACGCGGTGCTGAGAATGTCAGGGTGCACGTTGTACTCCTTTGCGAAGACGAAGGGGACAATGCCCTGGGGCAGCGCTGCCTGCTCGTTCCGCCATTTTGCAAAGCAAGAAAACACAAGCAGAGCACGGTgagcaaacaagaaaaaaaggcGAAGCTTTTGTGCTGGCCTCAAAAGGCCGCGGCGTTAGAGAAAGAGAGGGGGACCAGGAAAAGAAACAGCACAGCGATGATGCCTGGCTGCTGGCCGACGCGCGCGGGCGGCAGCAACCAGCAAAAGACTTTCCCCGCTGTGCATCAGTGTGTGTATGATATCTATCCGTCCCTCTTCCCCCTTTTCCCCCCACCCAAAGTACCTGGACGATGGCGACGTGCAGAAGCGTGCCGCGGAGGCCCACGGCGAAGGACGCGGCCGCCATCACGGCCGGCCCGGTCAGGAAGCGCACGGCCATGGCGAACGTCGCCACCTTGTTGCCGCACGCGATGATCCGCGGCTGCAGCGCCATGAACAGCCCTGCAACGTACGCGCGCCGGCGCGATGGGTTAGTTAACGAGCCGCCGCCCGGTAATTCATCCTACTGTTGGATAGAAGAAGTAGGGACTAGGGAAGTTGGGCGGCGGCAGGTACCGACCGAGACTGAACATGGCCATCCCGAGCCCCGCGTCCGACAGGATGGAGATGGATTTCAGGACGATGGCCGGCATCTCGAAGTTCCACCTGCAGGACGCCAACAAATCCAAACAGCGAAGGGGATCAAACGGCTTGCCTCGCTAGATCACCGGGTGCGGCCACACCCTTGCATGTCGTATTGGTGGTTGCTACGAGTACGGACCTGAAGCAGACGAGCGACCAGATGAGGCCGATGAGGCTGGAGTAGGTGTTGGGGTTGCGGATGAGCTTGCGCCACACCATGATCAGGATCAGCCGGGTCATCACGCTCGTGGGCGGCatcgccgtcggcgccgccaccgcgttggggtcgccgccgcccgccaccgcggccTTCTCGTCCCCTGCCTCGGCGTCCCTGTCCATGGCGCCCCTGTTCCCGAAGCTGAACTCGTCGCGCTCCACGTAGTCGTCCCGCTCCTTCGCTCCATCCACTTCAATAAACAAAGAACAAACAAATTAGCCCGAGAAACGCTCCCCAAGGCGGGGGTACGTGGTGAGATCGCGGCGGGAAAGGTCGCTACTTTTACGGGGGGActtggcggccgcggcgtcgttgtagtccggcgcgccgccgccgaagacgTCGGAGACCGGCGAGGCGCTGGAGCTCCAGACGAACATGTGGAGGTCCTCGCCCTTGGCCTGGCCGTTGGTGGCGGCCTTCTTGGCGCCCTTgggcgccgcggccaccgccgggTTGGGCGCGGGGTAGTGGCCGGCCCCGGGAGCCGCATTCACGACGGGGAGAGGGTACTTGGGCTTGGAGGCGTCGTCCTCGTAGTTTGAGgggcgcggcgtggcgccgGTGCGGATGCCgaaggcgtcggcggcgccgaagTTGGAGCTGCGGCCGACCATGGAGTAGAAGTCGTTGTGGTTGAAGCTGGAGCCCCGCGGCGTGGGGTTGCGCGACGACTGGAGCGAGTAGATCTCGGCGTTGGTGAGGTTGCTGGGGCGCGGCGTGGTGCTGGAGAAGCCCATGGAGCGGCGCGAGTAGATGTCGGAGCGGGAGGCGTTGGAGCGGCGCACGGTGACGTGTATCTTGCCGTCCTCCTTGACCTCTGCCTCGGTCTCGATGGCGTCCCTCCGGCCGTCGAGCGAGACGACGTCCGGGTCGACGACGATGGAGGCGATGGCCCCCGCGGTGTCCGGGAACTGCTCGGTGATGAGCATCCGCGCGCCGCGGTACTCGAACATGAAGAGCATGAGCGTGTACCAGATGATGCACTGGAGCACGACGAT
Proteins encoded in this window:
- the LOC117837799 gene encoding auxin efflux carrier component 1a, producing MITGADFYHVMTAMVPLYVAMILAYGSVRWWRIFSPDQCSGINRFVALFAVPLLSFHFISTNNPYTMNLRFIAADTLQKLMVLAMLTAWSHLSRRGSLEWTITLFSLSTLPNTLVMGIPLLKGMYGDFSGSLMVQIVVLQCIIWYTLMLFMFEYRGARMLITEQFPDTAGAIASIVVDPDVVSLDGRRDAIETEAEVKEDGKIHVTVRRSNASRSDIYSRRSMGFSSTTPRPSNLTNAEIYSLQSSRNPTPRGSSFNHNDFYSMVGRSSNFGAADAFGIRTGATPRPSNYEDDASKPKYPLPVVNAAPGAGHYPAPNPAVAAAPKGAKKAATNGQAKGEDLHMFVWSSSASPVSDVFGGGAPDYNDAAAAKSPRKMDGAKERDDYVERDEFSFGNRGAMDRDAEAGDEKAAVAGGGDPNAVAAPTAMPPTSVMTRLILIMVWRKLIRNPNTYSSLIGLIWSLVCFRWNFEMPAIVLKSISILSDAGLGMAMFSLGLFMALQPRIIACGNKVATFAMAVRFLTGPAVMAAASFAVGLRGTLLHVAIVQAALPQGIVPFVFAKEYNVHPDILSTAVIFGMLIALPITLVYYILLGL